Proteins encoded by one window of Roseibium sp. Sym1:
- a CDS encoding carboxylate-amine ligase produces MKEPSFSIGVEEEYLLVDKTTRLLASSPPPELFKACESALEGRVSPEFLRCQIEVGTPVCMTLAEVRAELSYFRKTIAREAAAHNLAPLAASTHPFAEWTEQPHTDKERYNELARSMQVVAKRLLICGMHVHIGIEDEELRIELFNQLAYFLPHLLALSTSSPFWRGRKSGLKSYRLAVFNELPRTGLPPSFESFYEYRHTVDILAHAGVIEDATKIWWDLRPSDRFPTLEMRITDVCPRLDDAVAIAALFRCLCRMLYRLRCMNQGWRQYSRFLIAENRWQAQRHGTEAHLIDFGQNETAPFRDLVEEIIELVTPDAKHFGCEADIAHLRDIAARGTSADKQLALAGDFPEDSHLPDDRLVAIVDHLIEETLAGL; encoded by the coding sequence ATGAAAGAACCAAGTTTCAGCATCGGCGTGGAAGAGGAGTATCTTCTCGTCGACAAGACGACCCGCCTGCTGGCGAGTTCTCCGCCACCCGAATTGTTCAAGGCCTGTGAAAGCGCGCTCGAGGGCCGGGTCAGTCCCGAATTCCTGCGCTGCCAGATCGAGGTCGGCACGCCCGTCTGCATGACACTGGCAGAAGTGCGCGCGGAGCTCAGCTACTTCCGCAAAACGATCGCACGGGAAGCCGCCGCCCATAACCTTGCGCCGCTCGCCGCCTCGACCCACCCGTTCGCGGAATGGACGGAACAGCCCCATACCGACAAGGAACGCTACAACGAACTCGCACGGTCGATGCAGGTGGTCGCCAAGCGCCTGCTGATTTGCGGCATGCATGTTCATATCGGCATCGAAGACGAGGAACTCAGGATCGAGCTCTTCAACCAGCTCGCCTATTTCCTGCCCCATCTGCTGGCGCTCAGCACCTCGTCGCCTTTCTGGCGCGGGCGCAAGTCCGGACTGAAGTCCTACCGCCTCGCCGTCTTCAACGAATTGCCCCGAACCGGCCTGCCGCCGAGCTTCGAGAGCTTTTACGAATACCGTCATACGGTGGACATCCTGGCCCATGCCGGCGTCATCGAGGATGCCACCAAGATCTGGTGGGACCTGCGTCCTTCCGACCGGTTTCCAACGCTTGAAATGCGGATCACCGACGTGTGCCCGCGTCTGGACGATGCCGTGGCGATCGCCGCCCTGTTCCGCTGCCTGTGCCGGATGCTCTATCGTCTCCGGTGCATGAACCAGGGCTGGCGGCAATATTCCAGGTTCCTCATCGCCGAGAACCGGTGGCAGGCGCAAAGACATGGAACAGAAGCGCACCTGATCGATTTCGGACAGAATGAAACCGCGCCGTTTCGGGATCTCGTCGAGGAGATCATCGAGCTGGTCACCCCGGACGCCAAGCATTTCGGCTGTGAAGCGGACATCGCCCATCTGCGCGATATCGCCGCGCGCGGCACCTCTGCGGACAAGCAACTGGCGCTCGCGGGCGACTTTCCCGAAGACAGTCACCTGCCGGACGACAGGCTGGTCGCGATTGTCGATCACCTGATCGAGGAAACACTGGCCGGTCTCTGA